From the Microplitis mediator isolate UGA2020A chromosome 6, iyMicMedi2.1, whole genome shotgun sequence genome, one window contains:
- the LOC130670450 gene encoding glycosyltransferase-like protein gnt13, protein NNNNNNNNNNNNNNNNNNNNNNNNNNNNNNNNNNNNNNNNNNNNNNNNNNNNNNNNNNNNNNNNNNNNNNNNNNNNNNNNNNNNNNNNNNNNNNNNNNNNNNNNNNNNNNNNNNNNNNNNNNNNNNNNNNNNNNLHNNNNNN, encoded by the coding sequence aataataataataataataataataataataataataataataataataataataataataataataataataataataataataataataataataataataataataataataataataataataataataataataataataataataataataataataataataataataataataataataataataataataataataataataataataataataataataataataataataataataataataataataataataataataataataataataataataataataataataataataataataataataataataataataataataataataataataataataataataataataataataataataataataataataataataata